The nucleotide sequence TTCGTGGGCGCACGATTCCATTTCGGCCATCAGGCCGTGGTCGAGCGCGGCTACGATCAGCAGGATGCAGTCCGCACCCATGGCCCGCGCTTCATAGATCTGGTACATGTCGACCATGAAATCCTTGCGCAGCACGGGGATGGCGCAGGCGGCGCGCGCCTGCTGCAGATAGTCCACGGCCCCCTGGAAGAACTGCTCGTCTGTCAGCACGGACAGGCAAGCCGCGCCATGCGCCGCATAGCTGGCGGCGATGTCGGCCGGGCGGAAGTCCGCGCGGATCACGCCTTTCGATGGCGACGCCTTTTTTACTTCGGCGATGATGCCGGGCTTGCCGGCGGCGATGTGCTGGCGCAGGCTCGCTTCAAAGCCGCGCAGGCCGGCGCGCAGAGCGCTGTCGCTTTCCACGTCGCCGCGCAGGCTGGCCAGGCTGCGGTGGGCTTTGGCCTTGGCCACTTCGTCGGCCTTCACGGCCAGGATTTTATCGAGTATGTCGGACATGATGGTCGCTATTCTAAAAAGGAGGGCGGGGAGCTTACGCCTGCGCCGGGGTGCCCAGTTGCTGCGTCACCTGCACGAACTGATCGAGTTTCGCCAGCGCGGCGCCCGAGCTGACGGCCTTGCGCGCACGGGCCAGGCCGTCTTCGATCGAACTGGCCACGCCGGCCGCGTACAGCGCCGTGCCCGCATTCAGGGCGACGATGTCAGCTGCCGCACCGGGTTCGCCTCGCAGCGCTTCCATCATCTTGGTCTTCGATTCGATGGAATCGGCCACTTTCAGGTTGCGGCTGGCGATCATCGACATGCCGAAATCTTCGGGATGGATTTCATACTCGCGGATCTCTCCGTTGATCAATTCGCCCACCATGGTGGCTGCGCCCAGCGACACTTCATCCATATTGTCGCGGCCATACACGACGATGGCATGCTGCGCGCCCAGGCGCTGCAGCACGCGTACCTGGATGCCGACCAGGTCGGCGTGGAACACGCCCATCAGAATGTTCGGCGCGCTGGCCGGATTCGTCAGAGGCCCCAGGATATTGAAAATCGTGCGCACGCCCAGTTCCTTGCGCACGGGCGCCGCATGCTTCATGGCCGCGTGGTGGTTCGGTGCGTACATGAAGCCGATGCCCGTCTGCGCGATCGACTGGGCGATCTGCTCGGGCTGCAGGTTGATGTTGACGCCCAGGGAGTCCAGCACGTCGGCGCTGCCGGACGAGGACGAGACGCTGCGTCCGCCATGCTTGGCCACGCGCGCGCCGGCTGCCGCCGCCACGAACATCGAGGCGGTGGAGATATTAAAAGTGTGCGCGCCGTCGCCGCCCGTGCCGACGATGTCGAGCAGGTTGGTGGTGTCGGCCATGGGCACCTTGGTGGAAAACTCGCGCATCACTTGCGCGGCGGCGGCGATTTCGCCGATGGTTTCCTTTTTCACGCGCAAGCCCATGGTGAGCGCCGCGATCATGGTGGGCGACATTTCGCCGGACATGATCTGGCGGAACAGGTAGAGCATTTCGTCGTGAAAGATTTCGCGGTGTTCGATGCAGCGCAGCAGGGCTTCTTGTGGGGTGATCGGCATGATGCTTCCTTCTTCAATGATGGCGCAGGAGGACACTGATGGCACGCCGTGGCGTGCGCATGGAATCAGCGCTCGAGGAAATTCTTCAGCAGGGCGTGGCCGTGCTCCGAGAGGATCGATTCGGGGTGGAACTGCACCCCCTCGATATCGTATTCCCGGTGGCGCACGCCCATGATTTCGCCGTCGTCCGTCCACGCCGTCACTTCCAGGCAGGAAGGCAGCGAGGCGCGTTCGATCGCCAAAGAGTGGTAGCGGATCACTGTGAAGGGGCTGGGGATGTCCTTGAAGACACCCACACCCGTATGCGCGATGACGGAAGTCTTGCCATGCATGACCTGCTTGGCGCGGATGACCTTGCCACCAAATGCTTCGCCGATGGCCTGATGGCCCAGACAGACGCCCAGTATCGGTTTCTTGCCGGCGAAGTGCTTGAGCACTTCCACCGAAATACCCGCCTGCTTTGGAGCTTTCGGGCCGGGCGAGATGCAGATGCGGTCCGGGTTCAGCGCTTCGATCTGTTCGATCGTGATTTCATCGTTGCGGTAGACCCGCACGTCTTCGCCCAACTCGCCGAAATACTGCACGATGTTGTAGGTGAAGGAGTCATAGTTGTCGATCATCAGCAGCATCTTAAAACTCCCCATCCAGGCCATCTTGCACTTGTTCGGCGGCGCGCAATACGGCGCGCGCCTTGTTTTCGGTTTCCTGCCATTCCATTTCGGGGATGGAGTCGGCCACGATGCCGGCCGCAGCCTGCACGTACAGCATGCCGTCCTTGATCACGCCCGTGCGGATGGCGATCGCCACGTCCATTTCGCCGCCAAACGACAGGTAGCCGCATGCGCCGCCATAGATGCCGCGCTTGGTGATTTCCAGCTCGTCGATCACTTCCATGGCGCGCACTTTCGGCGCGCCCGTCAGGGTGCCGGCCGGGAAGGTGGCGCGCAGCACGTCCAGGTTCGACAGGCCGTCTTTCAAAGTGCCTTCCACGTTCGAGACGATGTGCTGCACGTGCGAGTATTTTTCGATGACCATGCGGTCGGTGACTTGCACGCTGCCCGTTTCGGCGATGCGGCCGATGTCATTGCGGGCCAGGTCGATCAGCATCACGTGCTCGGCGATCTCTTTCGGATCGGCCAGCAGTTCGGCCGACAGCTCGGCGTCGCGCTCTGGCGTGGCGCCGCGCGGACGGGTGCCGGCGATGGGGCGCAAGGTGACTTTCTTGCCGCCGTCCGCCAGCTTCTCGTTGCGCACCAAAATCTCGGGCGAGGCGCCGATGATCTGCATGTCGCCGAAATTATAGAAGTACATGTACGGCGAAGGATTGAGCGACCGCAGGGCGCGGTACAGGGTCAGCGGAGAATCGACATACGGTTTGCGGATGCGCTGGCCGATCTGCACCTGCATCAAGTCGCCGGCCATCACGTATTCGTGCGCCTTGGCCACCGCCTTCAAATAGTCTTCCTTGGAAAAATCGCGGATGGTTTCCGTACGCACGGAGGCGCTGGTAACGGGCGCATCGACGCCGCGGCGCAACATCATGCGCAAGTCTTTCAGGCGCTGGCGAGCCTTGCTGAACGACTCGGGCTGCGTGGTGTCGGCGTAGACGATCAGGTACAGTTTGCCGGACAGGTTGTCGATGACCGCCAGTTCCTCCGTCACCATCAACTGGATGTCGGGCAGGTTCAAGTCGTCTTTCGGCGCGCCCCCTGCCAGTTTTTTCTCGATGTGGCGTACGGTGTCGTAGCCGAAGTAGCCAGCCAGGCCGCCACAGAAACGCGGCA is from Janthinobacterium sp. 61 and encodes:
- the trpC gene encoding indole-3-glycerol phosphate synthase TrpC gives rise to the protein MSDILDKILAVKADEVAKAKAHRSLASLRGDVESDSALRAGLRGFEASLRQHIAAGKPGIIAEVKKASPSKGVIRADFRPADIAASYAAHGAACLSVLTDEQFFQGAVDYLQQARAACAIPVLRKDFMVDMYQIYEARAMGADCILLIVAALDHGLMAEMESCAHELGMGVLIESHDGEELTAALKLKSALIGINNRNLRTFETSLDTTINLLPRIPQDKLIITESGIHSTADVKRMRDAHIHSFLVGEAFMRAPDPGVELERLFS
- the trpD gene encoding anthranilate phosphoribosyltransferase; protein product: MPITPQEALLRCIEHREIFHDEMLYLFRQIMSGEMSPTMIAALTMGLRVKKETIGEIAAAAQVMREFSTKVPMADTTNLLDIVGTGGDGAHTFNISTASMFVAAAAGARVAKHGGRSVSSSSGSADVLDSLGVNINLQPEQIAQSIAQTGIGFMYAPNHHAAMKHAAPVRKELGVRTIFNILGPLTNPASAPNILMGVFHADLVGIQVRVLQRLGAQHAIVVYGRDNMDEVSLGAATMVGELINGEIREYEIHPEDFGMSMIASRNLKVADSIESKTKMMEALRGEPGAAADIVALNAGTALYAAGVASSIEDGLARARKAVSSGAALAKLDQFVQVTQQLGTPAQA
- a CDS encoding aminodeoxychorismate/anthranilate synthase component II; the protein is MLLMIDNYDSFTYNIVQYFGELGEDVRVYRNDEITIEQIEALNPDRICISPGPKAPKQAGISVEVLKHFAGKKPILGVCLGHQAIGEAFGGKVIRAKQVMHGKTSVIAHTGVGVFKDIPSPFTVIRYHSLAIERASLPSCLEVTAWTDDGEIMGVRHREYDIEGVQFHPESILSEHGHALLKNFLER
- the trpE gene encoding anthranilate synthase component I, translating into MTELEFKSLAQQGYNRIPLIAEAFADLETPLTLYLKLAQTQQGGKNTFLLESVVGGERFGRYSFIGLPATTVLRSHGNRTEIVKNGAVIEEHEGNPLDFIEQYQSRFKVALRPGMPRFCGGLAGYFGYDTVRHIEKKLAGGAPKDDLNLPDIQLMVTEELAVIDNLSGKLYLIVYADTTQPESFSKARQRLKDLRMMLRRGVDAPVTSASVRTETIRDFSKEDYLKAVAKAHEYVMAGDLMQVQIGQRIRKPYVDSPLTLYRALRSLNPSPYMYFYNFGDMQIIGASPEILVRNEKLADGGKKVTLRPIAGTRPRGATPERDAELSAELLADPKEIAEHVMLIDLARNDIGRIAETGSVQVTDRMVIEKYSHVQHIVSNVEGTLKDGLSNLDVLRATFPAGTLTGAPKVRAMEVIDELEITKRGIYGGACGYLSFGGEMDVAIAIRTGVIKDGMLYVQAAAGIVADSIPEMEWQETENKARAVLRAAEQVQDGLDGEF